Proteins encoded in a region of the Photobacterium angustum genome:
- the cspE gene encoding transcription antiterminator/RNA stability regulator CspE — translation MSNKTLGLVKWFNEEKGFGFLTQDNGGADVFVHFRAIASEGFKTLAEGQKVSFDVEQGQKGLQAANVVGL, via the coding sequence ATGTCTAATAAAACACTTGGTTTAGTAAAATGGTTTAACGAAGAGAAAGGTTTTGGTTTTCTAACTCAAGACAATGGCGGCGCTGATGTCTTCGTTCACTTCCGTGCCATCGCTTCAGAAGGGTTTAAAACCTTAGCTGAAGGTCAGAAAGTTTCATTTGACGTAGAGCAAGGCCAAAAAGGTCTGCAAGCGGCAAATGTGGTTGGTCTGTAA
- the cspE gene encoding transcription antiterminator/RNA stability regulator CspE, whose translation MSNKTLGLVKWFNEEKGFGFLTQDNGGADVFVHFRAIASEGFKTLTEGQKVSFDVEQGQKGLQAANVVGL comes from the coding sequence ATGTCTAATAAAACACTTGGTTTAGTAAAATGGTTTAACGAAGAGAAAGGTTTTGGTTTTCTAACTCAAGACAATGGCGGCGCTGACGTCTTCGTTCACTTCCGTGCTATCGCTTCAGAAGGTTTTAAAACCTTAACTGAAGGTCAGAAAGTTTCATTTGACGTAGAGCAAGGCCAGAAAGGTCTGCAAGCGGCAAATGTGGTTGGTCTGTAA
- the cspE gene encoding transcription antiterminator/RNA stability regulator CspE, which translates to MNFNLNKGHNMSTGIVKWFNEEKGFGFITQDNGGADVFVHFRAIASEGFKTLAEGQKVSFEVEQGQKGLQAANVVAL; encoded by the coding sequence ATGAATTTTAATTTAAATAAGGGACACAATATGTCTACTGGTATCGTTAAGTGGTTCAACGAAGAGAAAGGTTTCGGTTTCATTACTCAGGATAATGGCGGCGCTGACGTATTCGTTCATTTCCGTGCTATCGCTTCTGAAGGTTTTAAAACTTTGGCTGAAGGCCAAAAAGTTTCTTTCGAAGTAGAGCAAGGTCAAAAAGGCCTACAAGCAGCTAACGTTGTAGCGCTATAA
- a CDS encoding isochorismatase family cysteine hydrolase, protein MMKKALLVIDFINDIVHPDGKIPSCASHVQEQNAIPHTNQALAYARKNDWLVILVKVGFESHYYAQPKNSPIFGLANQYKALQLGCFGTEFHDDLDVQPSDFIIEKPRISPFYGTPLEAVLRANRIEHVYLTGVSTTLAIQSTTRDAHDRDYKVTIIEDACAADSQQTHQQSIELLSRLAEVISVEQLTC, encoded by the coding sequence ATGATGAAAAAAGCATTACTCGTTATCGATTTTATTAATGATATTGTCCACCCCGACGGAAAAATCCCATCATGTGCTTCGCATGTTCAAGAACAAAATGCGATACCCCATACCAACCAAGCGCTTGCATATGCCCGTAAAAATGATTGGTTAGTGATTCTCGTTAAAGTCGGATTCGAATCCCATTATTATGCCCAACCCAAAAACTCACCAATCTTTGGTTTGGCTAATCAATATAAGGCATTGCAGTTAGGCTGCTTTGGTACTGAATTTCATGATGATTTAGATGTACAACCGAGTGACTTTATTATTGAAAAACCAAGAATTAGCCCTTTTTACGGTACACCATTAGAAGCGGTTTTACGTGCCAACCGTATTGAACATGTGTATTTAACTGGTGTGAGTACCACTTTAGCTATTCAATCGACGACCCGAGATGCGCATGACCGCGATTATAAAGTGACGATCATTGAAGACGCTTGTGCTGCAGACAGTCAGCAAACACATCAACAGTCTATTGAGTTGCTTTCTCGACTTGCCGAAGTGATCAGTGTTGAACAGCTTACCTGTTAG
- the cspE gene encoding transcription antiterminator/RNA stability regulator CspE: MSNKTLGLVKWFNEEKGFGFLTQDNGGADVFVHFRAIASEGFKTLTEGQKVSFDVEQGQKGLQAANVIAL, from the coding sequence ATGTCTAATAAAACACTTGGTTTAGTAAAATGGTTTAACGAAGAGAAAGGTTTTGGTTTTCTAACTCAAGACAATGGCGGCGCTGACGTCTTCGTTCACTTCCGTGCTATCGCTTCAGAAGGTTTTAAAACCTTAACTGAAGGTCAGAAAGTTTCATTTGACGTAGAGCAAGGCCAAAAAGGTCTGCAAGCGGCAAATGTTATCGCGCTATAA
- a CDS encoding FUSC family protein: protein MKMTWGYNQWHIKQTLSAWCDVPTLVCMTVAIFPCFIVACITGDHRYLQLGLVSGALFCVQNSLGLSGLLETCLHWLAIILGFTVLYWVQSSPLLFALFSALLGAICASFSYWDQNLKSLGNWILIPVLYLSCELYDRVTPHTFTLAYIKLLEQLPVSLIGPILVLVCLNMAKIPKDRTYALIGRDHPYIVKKQPVVIYSVLSIFFAIFMTAVFVKYFAIKQGQWVIWSSVSVITGELSSMHKKFKHRGRGAVLGLSLGGGAVYLSSFIGSVTLLNSFAAFLIPLTLVIKPYPVAFTLRCMLIAIAAGSMAHTESIAMARMFDVVLGGAIGVISVYVVTYVISLLLKIKRGKEDY from the coding sequence ATGAAAATGACATGGGGCTATAATCAGTGGCATATAAAACAGACGCTATCTGCATGGTGTGATGTGCCAACGCTTGTTTGTATGACGGTTGCTATCTTTCCCTGTTTCATTGTGGCGTGTATAACTGGCGATCATCGTTATCTGCAACTGGGGTTGGTGAGTGGGGCACTATTTTGTGTGCAAAATAGTTTAGGCTTAAGTGGGTTATTAGAAACGTGCTTACATTGGCTGGCTATTATTTTGGGTTTTACGGTCCTTTATTGGGTGCAAAGCTCTCCTTTGTTATTCGCTTTGTTCAGTGCTTTATTGGGTGCGATTTGCGCCAGTTTTTCTTATTGGGATCAAAATTTAAAATCGTTAGGAAATTGGATATTGATCCCTGTGTTATATTTAAGTTGTGAGCTTTATGATCGTGTAACCCCTCATACATTTACTCTTGCGTATATAAAATTACTTGAGCAATTACCCGTTAGCTTAATTGGACCAATATTGGTTTTAGTCTGTTTAAATATGGCTAAAATACCGAAAGATCGGACATATGCTCTAATTGGTAGGGATCATCCCTATATCGTTAAAAAACAACCAGTGGTCATTTACTCGGTATTAAGTATTTTCTTCGCTATTTTTATGACCGCTGTTTTTGTTAAATATTTCGCTATAAAGCAAGGACAGTGGGTTATTTGGTCTTCGGTGAGTGTGATAACCGGAGAGCTAAGTAGCATGCATAAAAAGTTTAAACATCGAGGTAGAGGGGCGGTATTAGGTTTAAGTTTAGGAGGAGGGGCTGTTTATCTATCTTCATTTATTGGAAGTGTTACATTACTAAATAGCTTTGCCGCTTTTCTTATTCCTTTAACTCTAGTCATTAAACCTTATCCTGTCGCTTTTACATTACGTTGTATGCTTATTGCCATTGCTGCTGGCTCGATGGCACATACAGAATCAATTGCGATGGCTCGAATGTTCGATGTTGTATTGGGTGGTGCGATTGGTGTGATAAGTGTTTATGTTGTGACTTATGTTATTAGCCTTTTATTGAAAATAAAGAGAGGAAAAGAGGACTATTGA